Proteins encoded in a region of the Rutidosis leptorrhynchoides isolate AG116_Rl617_1_P2 chromosome 9, CSIRO_AGI_Rlap_v1, whole genome shotgun sequence genome:
- the LOC139868752 gene encoding uncharacterized protein, protein MDIQQSFTFVAYQQVEVTDRDIVARIKARLGKHQQGWVDELQHVLWAHQTTPKDSTNETPIRLVYGTEAVIPAEVLVLTTRITTFDEQQNDEALRENLDTLEERWTIAHIQQA, encoded by the coding sequence ATGGACATTCAACAATCGTTCACCTTCGTGGCCTACCAACAGGTCGAGGTCACTGACAGGGACATTGTTGCCAGAATAAAGGCTAGACTAGGTAAACATCAGCAGGGATGGGTAGATGAACTCCAACACGTACTATGGGCACACCAAACAACACCAAAAGATAGTACAAACGAAACCCCGATCCGTCTGGTATACGGCACTGAAGCGGTCATCCCGGCTGAAGTTCTTGTCCTGACCACACGAATAACAACGTTCGATGAACAACAAAATGATGAAGCATTGCGAGAAAACCTAGACACCCTCGAAGAACGATGGACAATAGCACATATCCAGCAGGcgtag